DNA from Podarcis muralis chromosome 13, rPodMur119.hap1.1, whole genome shotgun sequence:
cttaattCCAGctttttggcgtttgagaaccaaggcatttgagaaccaaggtactactgtaatgacCATTTTATATTGGAAACTTTCTTATTGAAAGTCTGTAATATTTTTATGATTCCAGCTTCCACCCCGAACACACCACAAAATCCATTATCTACAGGTTGTCTACCACCTACAgttggggtagccaacatggtaccctccgtatgttgctgggctccagtttccatcagccttagtgagcatggccaatggtcaggaatgctgGGTGTTCTAGTCCAACAAATGGAGGGCATTACATTGGCTACCCCAGAGCTACAGGGTGTGTGGCTCATCCTGGACAATATTACTTCCCTCTCTGTCTTAGGTctggtgtgggaaacctttggccctccagatgttgttgaattataTGAGCCCCAGAAAACATggcgaatggtcagggatgatgagagtcatggttcagcaacatctggagggctaaaggtttcCTCACACCTGACCTAAAGAACACAAGTTCATCCCAACCACCAAAACTGGGAGTGGggaacatttatatcctgcctttccgaAAAGATCAAGGTGGTTTaatgaagaaacaaaaacaacatgtcTATACATAAAGAATACAGTAAGATACAATCACAATGTAATAAATCACAAAAACGTTATTACATAACAGAAGATACAAGGAATCGAAGTCAGAAATGTAAGAAGAGCAGTAAAAATTCATTAGTCTCACCTTACTAACAGCTGACAACTATCCAACCCAGAGAAGTGTCTACACCATGCGAGAAAAGcaccaaggaaaaggaaaagtggagCTCTCTGAGTAGGGAATTCCAAAGTCTGCTTCTGATCACATCTAGGCTTCTGATGAAAGGGGTGTTCACACTGCGGTTTAAAGAGCaaaaatcatgttgttgttgttcttcttgtgCCTccgtgggtgaagtcaaactgctggagaatcacagcacctgctgtggctggtAACTCGCAATTGCTGCTTCCTGCATGGTttttctgtgttagcagcaccaaagagaccccctggggcacaagccaaggcagtgtgtatggaggtcctgggctgcccagactagAAGACCCCCCATTTTCTTGGccttgttgatgtggtccaaaggaagcagagcaatacattcagCACCAGCTAGGCTGCAGGAGtcgccagaaggaggcatacaaggccgTCATCCAGCCGTCATATGGACTCTACTCCAAATTTctgcagggtttactcctgagccttttcttctctcaaagatgtcctgcaaggcattGAATATAGATTGTTCCtcggggtttactcctgaagtctttctcatgaatgagAAAGGCAGTGGCAGTTTAGATCAGAGTTTTCATTCCCCTAGATGAGCTGCCTTCCCGGGCTGACAAGTCCCATCTGCGCCTCCTTTGCCTCTGCTGCACGTGCAGTAAGTgttttcttgaccattggacccacaatTGGTCTTGTAtgttcaatccaccagagcctgtcttcaagtgcaggggaagcccctaatgCACTGAGGGTATGAGACCCATCGGCTATCCTCATCTGTTATAGCCAGCCAGTTGAATCCATTCCTGGGTTGTAGCCACTGTCACATGACagtgacagcttctaggagccacaggtgggaactgagtgcagggtggggaccaaaggtagacaaactaccccagaaggaacacGACGTGTCCCCCCACCTCCCCTAACAACCCTCCACTAACACCCCATGCACCCTAAAAGCATGTGACAGTCCACATTTCcaatgagttccatagtctatAAGATTGAGATGGAAAGAAATGGCTTTCTGCTGAATTGGATGAATAGGCAATCTAGCCTAGCAATCTTTCCATCTCGGGCTAGCAACAGCTGTCCATGACCTCAGGTAGATGTCTTTTTATTACCGGAGATCCTTTAATGCCAGATGCATTggacatgcaaaacatgtgctcttaCACTTAAGCTACCTGTATAGGGCTCCGCCAACTAATTTTTGAAGATCTCCGTGGTTAGACAAAACCACCTGCTCCATCTGCCTATATTTATGGTATCAGAAGACGAACACCATTCTTGCTTTTTCCTCCTTGCAATTTATCAAAGGTCTGAGGTCCCAGTGAGAAAATAAAGATGTTTATTTTACTCTGTAGATACTCTGCAGATCCTGCAATCCCCTTGGTGGTTTCCTGTGGATCATTAACAGCTTGTTGTTTCTTGGGACTTCTGGGTCCCAAAGCAATTAACATAGCAAAATGCGGAGGGGGGGAAACATTCTTCAAACTCTTCAACACAGAAAGTTGTGATGAAGAATGTAACACACAATTCATTCATCTGTGGATCTGTACGCCACTTTCCTGCAAAATAGTGCCTAAAGCAGATCAATAAGTATAACCATTCATATTAGGAATGTATAGGGAAAATCATAATATCAATAAGtatgaaaacaaaatgaattcATACAGTATTATATGAAACAGTACAATGCaaacaaaacaatagaaatatGCTAACCTAatttagcaattcaaaagcaaatATGAAAGAGAATAATGcctaatataaataaaatagtaaaatatgAGTCTAGGAGGGAGGGGTCCACCATTCCAAAAATACATTCTACAGAGAGTCACCACAAATTACTTACCTGTGTGGGGTGgtagccacacccctcactttgAGGAGCCATCCTCCCAGCTTTCCCCTGGATCTCCTCTCACAATCACTTTCCCCGTCCATACCTGTTCATGAGCCATGTTTGTGCACTATTCACGTGTACAGCAACTTGGGAGTCACTCAGAAGCAGAGCCGCACAATTAGCCCTGCAACTAACATtacttgttgaactacaacttccatcacccctagctagcaaggccagagctcagggatgatgggagttgtagtccaacaacatctggggacccacaggttgagaaccgctgccctagagCTTCCTCCTAAGTTCACTTTTCACCATCCCAACTCCATTTCTGGAGCCAGTTCTCTCTTACATTATGTAGCCCCATTTCACACCCTTGTTTTCACTCCCATGCCTCCTCCCATCTCCTTTGGTGCAATCCCACTTATACCAAACCCTCTGGTGATCTCTCCCATGGTTGATGATCTTCAGTAGGCTAGGAACAGAGGAGAAAGCTATTTCcttgttctgctggatctctcagtggcttttgataccactgagcatggtatccttctggattgtctagaggagttgggagctgcaggcactgttatgcagtggttctgctccaTCCTCCTAGACCACATCTAGAAAGTGATGTTGGGGGATAAGTATTCGGATCCTTGGGTGTTCACTTGTGGAgcgcctcagggctctgtcctctcccccatgcttttcaacatctatatgaagccgttTGGatagatcatcaggggggttgggctgggtgctcacctgtatgcagatgatacccagttctacctctcctttaaaacaGAACCaatgaatgtcctgtgtgagtgtctgtaggcggttggaggatggatggtggttaatgggctttgaagacactcgaactcagctGGGGCTGCATGCAGACGAACGAGAGCCAGTGAAAGGGCTCTTGCTTTGGAGTAAGATCTGCCTCTTCCTGCCTTCTCTCTTATACAGAAACACAGATTCTGGAACGGCAGCTGCTTGCATCTCTTCTCTGATATACTCACAATAGTCTTCTCTCTATGCACACAAGTGCTTGTTATGGTTATCTGACTAAATGTTCATTGGGCACTTTAGAGatatagattccccccccctcatgtGCACATTTACATTGTCTTGGGGAAGTGGAGAAATGTGGGGAACATGAGGTGGCTTACTCTCCAGCTCCAGGGCCTGGCCAATCAGTCATCCAGCCCTGCAAAAATCCAGCGTCTCCTGAGGCAGCAGATGGAGAGAACTCAATCAATTATGGGGGAAAGAATACAGACATGGTGTTGAGTTTCCACACCTTTTAGTTGTAAAGTCCTTTGGACACACATAAAAATACACCAAAGAAAAGCATAACTTGGACCTGTTGTGTGTTCAGACCTTAAATaaactcaaattttggtttggtttttgacagaatttttgccacaactttattgattgcagcatgtgagtggttgcataggctctggttcgactagctccctgcactgttgcaggtagcactgacccagggcaccagcatagatcaacctagggtgaacacctggataagcggaaagccgggaacaggctatctccaccacccagatgtccccctggactcaggcacgggcacaacccgcTCTCAGGGGTTAACCAAACTattgagtccctggatttctTTAACAGAATAACCTTCACATAGGAAtggcgagagtgttctcccatccctatcacctgaaccagagcctatctgccaCATGAGCACCACGCTCGCCACCAACCACTCACACCTGCAACCAAACCCTGCTGACATGGAGGTCAGCCACAAATCATTCCCAATTACAGACAGATGAACCCCATCAAACCTGTAAAGGGACGCATCACAGAAGGTAATGCCCAGGTGACGGATCACCGTCCCGCCCAAGGCCAGAACCTTCTTGACCACAATGCTCTGGAAGCGCCTCCTGGCCCTCTCGGTGGCAGCTGGGCATTGGCTACCACACCACACATGTCGCTTCAACAACTGCCACCAAAAAGTTTTGAGTCCAGGAAGAGCTGCCTTCAACTCTTCCAAGTCCTCCTGCATGCGGGTCCACAGGCTCAAGTGGGAGCTTCCGGCAAATCGTTCTCGCCCAGCTGCACCACCAtcgtgaatttatttaggggggaggtctctgggtctgagcACGCAaaagctgggttttcccagctttTCAAGAAAACCAATAGCTCCTTGGAGGGCCTCATCCATCGCCCATGCATGTGGGTCACCAATGCTGTACTCTAGTCTTCTGCTGTACTTATGAACTTCTTACCTACTGTCCCCCCAGCCACATCCTGAAATCTCCCTCCTTTGCTGATTCCCCTACTTCACTCCACTGAACCACAAGACTGAAGTCAGCTTGTTAACTCTTTTGCTAGTCTGTGTCAAAGAATCAGTTTTAATGGGTGGCAGAGGTAGATGCCTCTTTACTTAATGAGTGCAACTCACACAACATTCACCTGTAACTAGAAAAATCTCCAGTGTTTCATACAGGAGACAACTGGCTAAATAAAGTATGTGACCAATTGACCAATATGATTCAAGTGAGAGAAGGCAGACAGGATTATGATCAGTTtgttgaaaaaaatattattattgttgtatatTGGGGTAGTAAGGTGCAGGAAAATATAGATCCATATGCATTGCTGGGAGGCTTTGAGATTGCATGCAACACTCAATTTATTGAACTTCATTAGAAAACAAATGATAACagtatttttcttttccctcttttttcCTCCCATCCCCCCACCTTATTTTATTGTGATCTTTCCTAATATATTATGTTGTGTTATTGTTGTATAATATCAAAAACATTAAATATTCTTGTATTATGCAATATAAAACCTtgtattctttggaggaaagtcagggtagaaatataataaaaaagttATATAAACTTGTTTTAGAACTCTCTTGCCTGTTCGTGAACCAGAAGCAGCTCTTCGTCATAGACAAAAAAGTAACTTTTTGCAGACAATGCAAAAAATCATGAAGTTTGAGCAACATTTGCACATTATTCACACGAGTAGGCAACTCTCAACTCTTTTTCAAAATGGCCAGTCTTCTCAGCGCCTTGGCTGTTGCACCATGAATATCCTTGTTCCGCAGAGTATAAATGATAGGATTAAGCAAAGGGGTGACCACAATGTAAAAGACAGCAATTTTCTTGTCACGATCAGAAGTTGAACCCGACTGTGGAATCATGTACATAGAGATGACGGTGCTATAGAACAAGGTGACCACGATCAGGTGGGAGCCGCATGTGGAGAGGGCCTTGCGCAGTCCAGTGGTGGATCTCATTTGCAATACTGAGGAGAGAACAAGCCCATAGGATATAAGGATAATTGTCAGAGGAATTAATAGCAATGCTACTGATGCCAAGAATATGAAAGCCTCCGTGAGGTGTGTGTCGGCACATGAAAGTTTCAGCACCACCGGCAGCTCACAAAAGAAGTGGTTGATGTGGTTGGCATGGCAGAAGGGGAGGCCAAGGGTGCTCCCCACGTTTATTGAAGCAAGGAGGAAGCCACCTGCCCAACAGACCGAGGCAAGCAGGACTTGACGCCCCCAGCCCATGATACTGACATATAATAGAGGATGGCAGATAGCTAAGCAGCGGTCATAGGCCATGGCACTGAGAAGAAGACATTCAGTGCCACCCAGGGCCAATGTGATGTACATCTGTGTCATACAGCATATGAAGGAGATGGCACCATTGCCAGACAGGAGGTGAGCCAGCATCTGGGGCAACGTGGTGGTGACATAACAGATCTCCAggcctgaaaggtttgtcaggaagaagtacatgggtgtGTGGAGGGAAGAGTCGGCCCACACAAGCATAATGATCACCAGGTTCCCCATAATGGTGAGGGAGTAGATGATGAAGATGACCACAAAGAGTAGAATCTGTGTCCTTCGGTCATTGGTGAATCCCATCAATATAAAATATTTGATAGAGGTCAAGTTCTCATCACCTATTCTGACCTCTTCCCTGCAGAGAAAGGGAAACAGTGAAAGAGCAGCGGCACGCTCAGGAAACGGGGCATGTCTCAAACAAGCTGTGTTCCACTCATCGCAATATCGGATTGATCCCAGAACAAGCTAATCCAAGAGTGCAAGTGCACAATTGTCTCATTCCAAACTGATGAAAAGCTTCCCACAGGGCATGAATAGAGAGATATTCACTCCATTTGTGTGTCACTTTCAAATAAGAAAGGCTACCAGGTAACACACACTGCTTATCATTGAGTCATACAGGCCATAGTTGGCAAATATACTTCAAACCATGGTGTCACATCAGAGTTTTTGtggtttatattttgattttgtcctGTGAATtggccctgagacctccaggtatagggcagtatataaattcattaaaaaaataaatcataggcgccaactcctaggggccgaggcccCTTtggctcccccaataaaatatttgaggggactgggACCCCCTAAGTcagtcataggcaaactcggtcctccagatgttttgggactacaactcccatcgtccctgaccactggtccttttagctagggatgatgggagttgtagtcccaaaacatctggagggctgagtttgcctatgcctacccTAAGTTGATTCAAATAGTGTGTATACACAACGTCATGTGATGAATTATGAAGGGTAGAGCTTacctcccctccccaatattttattccagttggcacccctggagaTCATAGTTTACTGGGATAAAATAGATGTTTTAAGGGAGACCACCATTGTATGTATGTAGCCCATCTTCACAATAtccattaaaataagaacataggctgcattcacacacacgcgcacacacacacacacacacaaatcccattTCCAAATTGAAGAACACGATCTTACCACTGCtcttctctttgttgtttttcagcaACCCCCAAATAGTTATCCATGTCACTGGTATGTGTAACTGTAAATGATAGCTGAGGGGGTTCCAGTCAGCTGTCTTAGCGTGAGACGTTGAACAATCAAAGGAATTGTCAGTAATCTCAAGGAGGAACTTGCTGCATCTCTCTTTAAGGGGCTTCTGCTGAGGGAAGGCAGCTCTGTGCTGCTTGGAAAGACTGCCTGTTGCAGGGCACTCGGTAGTCTAATGCCTTGTGGTTTACTTGCAGTTTGCTTCTGCTAACCTTTCTGAAATCAAATTGGTTGTGAGGGAAATTGATCAACacatggcccagccaatcagtgcTGTGCCTCCCTGCTCTGAGCAAGTGGGGCAGGTTAGTCTAGGACTGACACAAGGTCCAAACAATCAGTGCTATGAACATCTAGATTCATCTCAAACAGGAAAATGCATGTTTTCCCTGCCTCCCATCCTAAAGAAAAAGTTATATGTATGTTTGCAGGTCATCAGGTGGTTGTCCTTCTCTCTCCTGTGAACTGGgatcctttaactggagatggaCCACAGATAGACCACAGAAAAAATCTTGCTCTCCTTCTGATATGCTTCTACCTGGCCAGATACTTGATGAACCTCCAACCTAGTTTTAATGCCTACTAAGATGGGGCTCAACACAACCTGGCTTGCTCAGCTGCCTATTCCCAACAATAGAAATTGGACAGCACACCAGTATTTGTATTCTCCCTATGACATTTTGCAT
Protein-coding regions in this window:
- the LOC114583366 gene encoding olfactory receptor 2J3-like, whose protein sequence is MGFTNDRRTQILLFVVIFIIYSLTIMGNLVIIMLVWADSSLHTPMYFFLTNLSGLEICYVTTTLPQMLAHLLSGNGAISFICCMTQMYITLALGGTECLLLSAMAYDRCLAICHPLLYVSIMGWGRQVLLASVCWAGGFLLASINVGSTLGLPFCHANHINHFFCELPVVLKLSCADTHLTEAFIFLASVALLLIPLTIILISYGLVLSSVLQMRSTTGLRKALSTCGSHLIVVTLFYSTVISMYMIPQSGSTSDRDKKIAVFYIVVTPLLNPIIYTLRNKDIHGATAKALRRLAILKKS